A portion of the Girardinichthys multiradiatus isolate DD_20200921_A chromosome 23, DD_fGirMul_XY1, whole genome shotgun sequence genome contains these proteins:
- the spry1 gene encoding protein sprouty homolog 1, whose product MELQSQHGPAGSLVVIQQPSLDTRQRSDYERELQHAAILSLEQIKAIRSSNEYTEGPSVARRPPAPRVAPRPQDKQERTHEVILVNVNNNYERQPLGHHHHSGGGLVVAAVGQQYGGSRAPGLSRSTSTGSAASSGSNSSASSDQGLLTRSPPTRPGVILQHHHRAERPVRTQPKSKPLLQPQQGPHLHQPPLEAPLKPPTKGKSDFGVVAAAGHQFICERCGKCKCRDCTAPRSLPSCLACNGQCLCSAESALEHGTCMCLVKGIFYHCSNDDEGDSCADHPCSLSRSHCCSRFLCMGLMSVLFPCLLCYPPVKGCLKVCQGCYDRVNRPGCRCKNTNTVYCKLESWAPQSQEKLS is encoded by the coding sequence ATGGAGCTCCAAAGTCAACATGGCCCTGCCGGATCATTAGTGGTGATCCAGCAGCCTTCCCTTGACACCCGGCAGAGGTCGGATTACGAGCGGGAGCTCCAGCATGCCGCCATTCTCTCCCTGGAACAAATCAAGGCCATCCGCTCCAGCAATGAGTACACAGAGGGGCCCTCAGTGGCGCGGAGGCCCCCAGCACCCCGTGTGGCCCCCAGGCCCCAGGACAAGCAAGAAAGGACTCATGAGGTCATCCTCGTCAATGTCAACAACAACTACGAGCGCCAACCATTGGGCCATCACCACCACAGTGGGGGTGGATTGGTGGTGGCGGCTGTGGGGCAGCAGTATGGCGGCTCTCGGGCCCCGGGACTCAGCCGCTCTACCAGCACAGGAAGTGCTGCCAGTTCGGGAAGCAACAGCAGTGCCTCCTCTGACCAGGGACTCCTGACACGTTCGCCACCAACAAGGCCTGGTGTGATTTTGCAGCACCACCACCGAGCAGAGCGACCCGTTCGGACTCAGCCCAAATCCAAGCCCCTTTTACAGCCACAGCAGGGACCTCACCTCCACCAGCCTCCTCTGGAGGCTCCACTCAAGCCCCCAACCAAAGGGAAATCAGACTTTGGGGTAGTTGCCGCTGCTGGGCACCAATTTATCTGTGAGCGCTGTGGGAAGTGCAAGTGCAGGGACTGCACGGCCCCCAGGAGCCTGCCCTCATGTCTGGCATGTAACGGCCAATGCCTGTGCTCTGCAGAGAGCGCACTGGAGCACGGCACGTGCATGTGTCTGGTCAAAGGCATCTTTTACCACTGCTCCAACGACGACGAGGGGGATTCGTGTGCTGATCACCCCTGCTCGCTGTCACGCTCCCACTGCTGCTCCCGCTTCCTGTGCATGGGATTAATGTCGGTACTCTTCCCCTGTCTGCTATGTTACCCTCCTGTCAAGGGCTGTTTGAAGGTGTGCCAGGGCTGCTATGACCGGGTCAACAGGCCTGGCTGTCGCTGCAAGAACACCAACACTGTGTATTGTAAACTGGAGAGCTGGGCCCCACAGAGCCAGGAAAAACTATCCTGA